A single genomic interval of Pyrus communis chromosome 5, drPyrComm1.1, whole genome shotgun sequence harbors:
- the LOC137734995 gene encoding C-terminal binding protein AN-like has protein sequence MSTTRSPVTMPHRNSPTTSPSSLPLVITLNCIDDFGMEQDSLSGVAAVEHVPLSRLAEGKIESASAVLLQSLAYLPRAAQRRLRPYQLILCLGSADRAVDSALAADLGLRLIHVDVSRAEEIADTVMALFLGLLRRTHMLSRHTLSASGWLGSIQPLCRGMRRCRGLVLGIIGRSASARSLATRSLAFKMNVLYFDVQDVEVNGKVSRSHISFPPAARRMDTLNDLLAASDLISLHCALTNETVQILNAECLQHVKPGSFLVNTGSCQLLDDCSVKELLIDGILAGCALDGAEGPQWMEAWVKEMPNVLILPHSADYSEEVWMEIREKAISILQTFFFDGIVPKDSVSDEENESEIGDKNEESDKLDRESNLQLSVVEQPTEVNHASSESSQNKEAIKSKGSLSQHQLSNLSQSATRPDVRRGRSGKKAKKRHAQQKTRQKSDDPSREIESTSQQEEDTAMSGTDQALSSSSRFASPEDSRSRKTPIESMQVSRSEQLQKSIKRLSGKPGELLKDGYVVSLYARDRPTLHVSRQRVKGGGWFLDTMSNVTKRDPAAQFLIVIRSKDTIGLRSFAAGGKLLQINRRMEFVFASHSFDVWESWMLEGTLEECKLVNCRNPLAVLDVSIEILATVGEDDGVTRWLD, from the exons ATGAGCACCACCAGATCCCCTGTGACAATGCCCCACCGTAACAGCCCTACCACCTCACCCTCATCGCTTCCCTTGGTCATCACTCTCAATTGCATCGATGATTTTGGGATGGAGCAGGACTCCTTGTCCGGCGTCGCCGCCGTCGAGCACGTGCCGCTCAGTCGCCTCGCGGAAGGCAAGATCGAGTCTGCCTCCGCCGTGCTCCTCCAGTCCCTCGCCTACCTCCCACGGGCCGCCCAGCGCCGCCTCCGCCCCTACCAGCTCATCCTCTGCCTCGGCTCCGCCGACCGCGCCGTAGACTCGGCCTTGGCCGCAGACCTGGGGCTCCGGCTCATCCACGTAGACGTATCGCGCGCCGAAGAGATTGCTGACACGGTTATGGCGCTCTTCCTCGGGTTGCTGCGCCGGACGCACATGCTCTCCCGCCACACACTCTCCGCTTCGGGATGGCTCGGCTCGATCCAACCGCTGTGCCGCGGGATGAGACGGTGTCGAGGCTTGGTTTTGGGGATTATCGGTAGATCTGCGTCGGCTAGGTCTCTGGCCACAAGGAGCTTGGCCTTCAAAATGAACGTTCTCTATTTCGATGTTCAAGACGTAGAG GTGAATGGAAAAGTGAGCAGGTCTCACATAAGCTTTCCGCCTGCTGCCAGAAGAATGGATACACTTAATGATTTATTGGCTGCAAGTGACCTCATCTCACTGCACTGTGCTCTGACGAATGAAACAGTTCAGATTCTAAATGCTGAATGCTTGCAGCATGTAAAGCCTG GTTCATTTCTGGTAAACACAGGAAGCTGTCAACTATTGGACGATTGTTCTGTGAAAGAGCTTCTGATTGATGGAATTTTAGCTGGTTGTGCTTTAGATGGTGCTGAAGGGCCACAATGGATGGAAGCATGG GTAAAGGAGATGCCCAATGTGTTGATACTGCCACACAGTGCAGATTATAGTGAAGAAGTATGGATGGAGATAAGGGAGAAAGCTATCTCCATATTGCAGACATTCTTTTTTGACGGGATTGTTCCAAAAGATTCTGTATCTGATGAGGAGAATGAAAGTGAAATAGGTGATAAAAATGAAGAGTCGGATAAGCTGGACAGAGAAAGTAACTTGCAGCTATCCGTTGTTGAGCAACCAACTGAAGTCAATCATGCAAGTTCAGAAAGCTCTCAGAATAAAGAAGCTATTAAATCCAAGGGGTCTCTTAGCCAGCACCAACTTTCAAATTTATCTCAAAGTGCCACTCGACCTGATGTAAGACGAGGCAGATCAGGTAAGAAAGCCAAAAAGAGGCATGCACAGCAAAAAACCCGGCAAAAATCAGATGATCCTTCACGAGAAATAGAAAGTACCTCGCAGCAGGAGGAAGATACAGCTATGAGTGGAACTGATCAAGCGTTAAGTTCAAGTTCTCGGTTtgcctccccagaggactcgaGAAGTAGGAAAACTCCAATAGAATCAATGCAAGTATCTCGTTCCGAACAGCTTCAAAAATCTATTAAGAGGCTCAGTGGAAAGCCTGGTGAGCTGTTGAAGGATGGGTATGTTGTCTCTTTGTATGCAAGAGATCGTCCCACTCTCCATGTCTCAAGGCAAAGAGTTAAAGGTGGTGGTTGGTTCCTAGATACTATGTCAAATGTAACAAAAAGAGATCCTGCAGCGCAGTTTCTCATTGTTATTAGAAGCAAG GACACAATTGGTTTGCGATCTTTCGCTGCTGGTGGAAAGTTATTGCAG ATAAATAGAAGAATGGAATTTGTCTTTGCTAGTCATAGTTTCGATGTCTGGGAGAGTTGGATGTTGGAAGGTACCTTGGAGGAATGTAAGCTGGTTAACTGTAGAAATCCTTTG GCTGTTTTGGATGTAAGCATCGAGATTCTGGCCACCGTAGGGGAAGACGACGGGGTTACACGCTGGCTTGATTAG
- the LOC137734314 gene encoding uncharacterized protein encodes MILYRNNDDLMYKIFTTTLQGEAQDWFYTLPPQSIQSLDELSLVFTKEYSSYRSIKKKSDHLFNVKKNPKESIRDYVKRFKAEKAMIVGCNDSIARVAFQKGLPPDHLLLRKLI; translated from the coding sequence ATGATCCTCTATCGAAACAATGATGATCTCATGTACAAGATATTCACCACCACTCTACAAGGCGAGGCAcaagattggttctacaccctACCACCACAATCTATCCAGAGTTTAGacgaactttctttggttttcaccaaagaatattcatcatatcgctcgatcaaaaagaagtccgaccatttgttcaacgtcaagaagaacccaaaagagTCGATTCgtgactatgtgaagaggttcaaagcagagaaggcaaTGATAGTTGGGTGCAACGACTCGATAGCTAGAGTAGCATTCCAAAAAGGACTTCCACCAGACCACCTGCTATTAAGAAAATTGatatga
- the LOC137735608 gene encoding protein REVEILLE 3-like isoform X1: MVSVNPNPPQGFYLFDPMNTNMGLPGLSSMPPPPPPTTGAASATAATSTTAACTPSSAAANAASMSADDQSKKIRKPYTITKSRESWTDQEHDKFLEALQLFDRDWKKIESFVGSKTVIQIRSHAQKYFLKVQKKGTSEHVPPPRPKRKATHPYPQKAPKSAAVVSQIAGPFQSSSNLLEHGFVYQPDSSFVLGTPVNAATLSSWSCNSVPPVNMSQTKDEGRLSGPTVTHNSCYSSSNESNPINCKMRETVDGVGPGQPQRVLPDFAQVYKFIGSVFDPSTTNHMERLRQLDPINLETAFLLMRNLSINLTRPEFEDHRKVIESDGASSVKTKSNGNFNLSRIVKSENPILSS, translated from the exons ATGGTGTCTGTGAATCCAAACCCACCTCAAGGTTTCTACTTATTCGATCCCATGAATACCAATATGGGTCTTCCGGGACTCAGTTCTAtgccgccaccgccgccgccgaCGACTGGTGCTGCTTCAGCTACGGCGGCGACCAGTACGACTGCTGCCTGCACGCCGTCGTCCGCGGCCGCAAACGCCGCGTCGATGTCGGCGGATGATCAGAGCAAGAAAATCCGGAAACCGTATACGATTACCAAGTCGAGAGAAAGCTGGACGGACCAGGAGCACGACAAGTTTCTCGAAGCTCTTCAGCT ATTTGATCGTGATTGGAAGAAGATTGAATCATTTGTTGGCTCAAAAACAGTTATCCAG ATCCGTAGTCATGCACAGAAGTACTTTTTGAAGGTTCAGAAGAAAGGGACAAGCGAACATGTACCTCCACCTAGGCCAAAGAGGAAAGCAACTCACCCATACCCTCAAAAAGCTCCCAAAAGTG CTGCAGTTGTATCTCAAATAGCTGGGCCGTTTCAATCTTCATCTAATTTGCTTGAACATGGATTTGTCTACCAGCCAGATTCCTCATTTGTGCTTGGAACTCCAGTTAATGCTGCAACGTTATCTTCTTGGAGTTGTAATTCTGTGCCACCAGTCAACATGTCACAAACTAaag ACGAAGGAAGGTTATCTGGGCCAACTGTTACACATAACTCTTGCTACAGTAGTAGCAACGAAAGCAACCCGATAAATTGCAAAATGCGTGAGACAGTTGATGGAGTAGGTCCTGGCCAGCCACAAAGAG TTTTGCCAGATTTTGCTCAGGTGTATAAATTTATCGGAAGTGTGTTCGACCCCAGTACAACTAATCATATGGAGAGGCTGAGACAATTGGATCCCATAAATTTGGAAACA GCATTTTTGCTGATGCGGAACCTCTCCATTAATTTGACAAGGCCTGAGTTTGAGGACCAT AGAAAGGTAATTGAATCGGATGGCGCCAGCTCAGTCAAAACTAAATCCAATGGCAATTTCAACTTGTCTCGCATTGTCAAATCAGAGAATCCCATCCTATCTTCTTGA
- the LOC137735608 gene encoding protein REVEILLE 3-like isoform X2, with translation MVSVNPNPPQGFYLFDPMNTNMGLPGLSSMPPPPPPTTGAASATAATSTTAACTPSSAAANAASMSADDQSKKIRKPYTITKSRESWTDQEHDKFLEALQLFDRDWKKIESFVGSKTVIQIRSHAQKYFLKVQKKGTSEHVPPPRPKRKATHPYPQKAPKSVVSQIAGPFQSSSNLLEHGFVYQPDSSFVLGTPVNAATLSSWSCNSVPPVNMSQTKDEGRLSGPTVTHNSCYSSSNESNPINCKMRETVDGVGPGQPQRVLPDFAQVYKFIGSVFDPSTTNHMERLRQLDPINLETAFLLMRNLSINLTRPEFEDHRKVIESDGASSVKTKSNGNFNLSRIVKSENPILSS, from the exons ATGGTGTCTGTGAATCCAAACCCACCTCAAGGTTTCTACTTATTCGATCCCATGAATACCAATATGGGTCTTCCGGGACTCAGTTCTAtgccgccaccgccgccgccgaCGACTGGTGCTGCTTCAGCTACGGCGGCGACCAGTACGACTGCTGCCTGCACGCCGTCGTCCGCGGCCGCAAACGCCGCGTCGATGTCGGCGGATGATCAGAGCAAGAAAATCCGGAAACCGTATACGATTACCAAGTCGAGAGAAAGCTGGACGGACCAGGAGCACGACAAGTTTCTCGAAGCTCTTCAGCT ATTTGATCGTGATTGGAAGAAGATTGAATCATTTGTTGGCTCAAAAACAGTTATCCAG ATCCGTAGTCATGCACAGAAGTACTTTTTGAAGGTTCAGAAGAAAGGGACAAGCGAACATGTACCTCCACCTAGGCCAAAGAGGAAAGCAACTCACCCATACCCTCAAAAAGCTCCCAAAAGTG TTGTATCTCAAATAGCTGGGCCGTTTCAATCTTCATCTAATTTGCTTGAACATGGATTTGTCTACCAGCCAGATTCCTCATTTGTGCTTGGAACTCCAGTTAATGCTGCAACGTTATCTTCTTGGAGTTGTAATTCTGTGCCACCAGTCAACATGTCACAAACTAaag ACGAAGGAAGGTTATCTGGGCCAACTGTTACACATAACTCTTGCTACAGTAGTAGCAACGAAAGCAACCCGATAAATTGCAAAATGCGTGAGACAGTTGATGGAGTAGGTCCTGGCCAGCCACAAAGAG TTTTGCCAGATTTTGCTCAGGTGTATAAATTTATCGGAAGTGTGTTCGACCCCAGTACAACTAATCATATGGAGAGGCTGAGACAATTGGATCCCATAAATTTGGAAACA GCATTTTTGCTGATGCGGAACCTCTCCATTAATTTGACAAGGCCTGAGTTTGAGGACCAT AGAAAGGTAATTGAATCGGATGGCGCCAGCTCAGTCAAAACTAAATCCAATGGCAATTTCAACTTGTCTCGCATTGTCAAATCAGAGAATCCCATCCTATCTTCTTGA
- the LOC137735607 gene encoding uncharacterized protein, with amino-acid sequence MSLENEEPHFPDQPTETNHEMQKKSKISYRREFLLSFSELDTCKKLPSGFDQSIISEFEDAFKDRQRTSGLSAYSFRRNEYGSSPPTRGDVAGYSRPIHGRWEGRSTGRSDRDSDSQSDRDSDSGRHFGNQSWRPLQVPEHDGLLGSGSFPRPAGFTAGISAPKVRSNEPYQLNRTNEPYHPPRPYKAAPHSRRDTDSVNDETFGSSELTSEERAEEERKRRASFELMRKEQHKALQEQKLKPEKNKGEFDFATLVDDSKDERRHRSSEVEEPLIPPAANTDSEKSSFLLQTAAPRPLVPPGFATTVLERNLGPKSLSDTREVEVGSSGLEENILRAKTKPVLNGTSDNQVEKQSTEQMILSKQQHGSASIDVPVDGMSEKNQNLSPPQGALNKIIGIESQLYNIANTSQPVEVSRNSEVIDLNAEKVMRTKIVGESNQGPPASILEKLFTSAVALNGVGSSNIAEHQDSKDDETRSSDTAHSSKFARWFHEERKPSDDFSSGRQNDLLSLIVSGEKGGSGITAGKIRDHRFPSFSSQNSEPADRVMNSDVSPTVGSSEQLSKSNKPEAVSTVLTCEDLEQSILSGISENGLTLLPPVQKWSPPGAGGKPEQLKANVDNNASQHLLSLLQKGTGLKDMEPSYNQEKMYFEKLHDTEGATIGNAVRISKNEISENVSDAGKNLTLETLLGTAFMKELKTVGAPVSVKRAPIGSARVDPMQPHSVPFPVTDNSLIPPAIQIVPNSTSHSSSDLTANRRRQTKSDMIEEQWLGLNNPHIELGSSSSQVGTDLGSKIGAFEGHPDFRLPEEDGLIAPSEPLNIQNFMSSGNQVKSKLFSSPNTQVDIVEKLAAMNSAFKDEGSMGSQEVPPFLRSRGPYDMREPDNPYQNLQPPSQQLHHPQLNHVGPPFHPLDPHPGNINSQMSFLGPKGILRSDLPPNHQFHANMLRPPFHHSNTGQSGFDAHTHHPMMQQMRMQGKFPPPHLLQGLTSSPPQHPHPNLGATLPAQPVSQAFVQELNPMQGFPFGPQKPNFGGHGMPLPAPDAAGGSNHHPEALQRLIEMELRSNPKQIHQFPASGHTQGTHGHELDMGFGYR; translated from the exons ATGAGCTTAGAGAATGAAGAACCACACTTCCCAGATCAGCCTACTGAAACGAATCACGAAATGCAAAa GAAGTCAAAAATATCATATAGGAGAGAATTCCTACTGTCGTTTAGTGAATTAGATACTTGCAAGAAACTACCAAGTGGGTTCGACCAGTCAATAATAAG TGAATTCGAGGATGCTTTCAAAGATCGACAGAGAACTAGTGGTTTGTCAGCTTATAGTTTCAGGCGAAACGAGTATGGTTCATCTCCACCTACTAGAGGGGATGTAGCTGGTTATTCACGGCCAATCCATGGAAGGTGGGAAGGTCGTTCAACTGGACGGAGTGACAGGGATAGTGACTCGCAATCTGATAGGGATTCTG ATTCCGGAAGGCATTTTGGGAACCAGTCTTGGCGGCCATTGCAGGTTCCTGAGCATGATGGACTACTCGGAAGTGGCTCCTTTCCTAGACCAGCTGGGTTTACTGCAGGGATATCAGCACCAAAAGTTCGATCTAACGAACCGTACCAGTTGAATAGAACCAATGAGCCATATCACCCTCCCCGTCCTTACAAG GCAGCACCTCACTCACGGAGGGATACTGACTCTGTTAATGATGAAACGTTTGGTTCATCTGAGTTGACAAGTGAGGAAAGAGcagaagaggaaagaaagagaagag CTTCATTTGAATTAATGAGGAAAGAACAGCACAAAGCACTTCAAGAGCAGAAGCTGAAGCCAGAGAAGAATAAAGGTGAATTTGACTTTGCTACGCTGGTGGATGATTCCAAAGATGAGAGGAGACATAGAAGCAGTGAAGTAGAGGAGCCTCTCATACCACCAGCTGCAAATACTGATTCTGAAAAATCTAGTTTTCTTTTGCAAACTGCTGCACCCAGACCTCTTGTACCCCCAGGTTTTGCTACCACAGTTTTGGAAAGAAATCTTGGACCAAAATCCTTGAGCGATACCCGTGAAGTTGAG GTTGGGAGTTCTGGACTTGAGGAAAATATCTTGCGTGCCAAAACTAAACCTGTTTTAAATGGGACTTCTGATAACCAAGTGGAGAAACAATCAACTGAACAAATGATCTTGAGCAAGCAACAACATGGAAGTGCAAGTATTGATGTCCCAGTTGATGGCATGAGTGAGAAGAATCAAAATTTGTCACCACCTCAAGGTGCCTTGAATAAGATAATTGGCATTGAGAGTCAACTCTATAACATAGCTAATACATCACAACCTGTAGAAGTCTCCAGAAATAGTGAAGTAATTGACCTTAATGCTGAAAAGGTGATGAGGACTAAGATTGTTGGTGAATCCAATCAAGGTCCTCCTGCGTCAATACTGGAAAAGCTTTTTACCAGTGCTGTAGCATTAAATGGAGTTGGCTCCTCTAATATCGCTGAG CATCAAGATAGTAAAGATGATGAGACACGGAGCTCTGACACTGCCCATTCTTCCAAATTTGCTCGTTGGTTTCATGAAG AAAGGAAACCCAGTGATGATTTCTCATCTGGAAGGCAAAATGACTTACTTTCATTGATCGTTAGTGGTGAAAAAGGCGGATCCGGCATTACTGCTGGGAAGATACGTGATCACAGGTTTCctagtttttcttctcaaaacTCTGAACCTGCGGACAGGGTTATGAATTCAGATGTATCTCCTACAGTTGGTAGCTCTGAGCAATTGTCCAAAAGTAATAAACCAGAGGCAGTTTCGACAGTCCTTACATGTGAAGACCTTGAACAGTCAATTCTGTCTGGAATTAGTGAAAATGGTCTGACCTTGCTGCCCCCTGTTCAAAAGTGGAGTCCACCTGGGGCTGGTGGAAAGCCTGAGCAGCTGAAAGCTAATGTTGATAATAATGCATCCCAGCACTTACTTTCACTTTTGCAGAAGGGAACAGGCTTGAAAGATATGGAACCATCCTATAATCAAGAAAAAatgtattttgaaaaattacacGACACTGAAGGAGCGACTATTGGCAATGCAGTCCGcatttcaaaaaatgaaatttctgAAAATGTTTCTGATGCAGGGAAGAACCTGACTCTTGAAACACTGCTTGGAACTGCTTTTATGAAAGAGTTAAAAACAGTTGGAGCGCCAGTTTCTGTTAAGAGGGCCCCAATTGGATCTGCAAGAGTAGATCCTATGCAGCCTCACAGCGTGCCCTTTCCTGTGACAGATAACAGTCTAATTCCTCCTGCAATTCAAATTGTACCCAACTCAACCAGTCATAGTAGTAGTGACTTAACAGCAAATCGGAGGAGGCAAACAAAATCAGATATGATCGAAGAGCAGTGGCTAGGTCTCAATAATCCTCATATTGAACTAGGTTCATCATCATCACAGGTTGGAACCGACTTGGGTTCTAAGATTGGGGCCTTTGAGGGGCATCCTGATTTTCGACTTCCTGAGGAGGATGGCTTGATTGCACCCAGCGAACCGTTGAACATCCAAAATTTTATGTCTTCCGGGAATCAAGTGAAAAGCAAATTGTTCTCCTCCCCGAACACACAGGTTGACATTGTTGAAAAGTTGGCAGCTATGAATTCTGCTTTTAAAGATGAAGGAAGCATGGGAAGCCAAGAAGTTCCTCCTTTTCTTCGTAGTCGTGGTCCTTATGATATGAGAGAACCTGATAATCCATATCAGAACCTGCAACCACCTTCTCAACAGCTCCATCATCCTCAATTGAATCATGTGGGTCCCCCATTCCACCCGTTAGACCCTCATCCTGGCAACATCAACTCTCAAATGAGTTTTTTGGGGCCAAAAGGCATTTTGCGAAGTGATCTGCCTCCAAATCATCAATTTCATGCAAATATGCTTCGTCCACCTTTTCATCATTCTAACACTGGGCAATCTGGGTTTGATGCTCACACCCATCACCCTATGATGCAACAGATGCGTATGCAAGGAAAATTTCCTCCGCCTCACCTCCTACAAGGATTAACCAGTTCTCCACCCCAGCATCCTCATCCCAATCTGGGTGCAACTCTGCCTGCTCAACCAGTCAGTCAGGCTTTTGTGCAAGAATTGAACCCAATGCAAGGCTTCCCCTTTGGTCCCCAGAAGCCCAACTTTGGTGGTCATGGAATGCCATTGCCTG CTCCTGACGCTGCCGGTGGAAGCAACCACCATCCAGAGGCGCTCCAAAGGCTTATTGAGATGGAACTACGGTCAAACCCGAAACAGATTCATCAGTTTCCTGCTAGTGGACACACTCAAGGGACGCATGGACACGAACTTGACATGGGTTTCGGGTATAGATAG
- the LOC137735037 gene encoding large ribosomal subunit protein uL5c-like: protein MAWPSLFRSATSSFHGQFPVAVSPPPFRQSHGKPRTVVVPVKAAEVALVEKSEAEKVSRLKTAYLERIIPKLKEEFSYTNIHQVPKIEKIVVNCGIGDAQQNAKGLEAAMNDLALITGQRPIKTRAKVSLATFKIREGQPLGIAVTLRGNVMYAFLDRLINLGLPRTRDFQGLNPNSFDGNGNYALGVKEQSVFPEIRFDLGKGRGMDVCIRTTAKTDKEAQTLLAQMGMPFRETGPASAVRKKKLKSHHFSSKGGRGRR from the exons ATGGCCTGGCCTTCGCTCTTCCGCTCTGCCACGTCGTCGTTTCACGGCCAATTCCCAGTTGCGGTTTCACCTCCGCCTTTTCGACAGTCGCACGGAAAACCGAGGACTGTGGTGGTGCCCGTTAAGGCCGCGGAGGTGGCGCTGGTGGAGAAGTCCGAGGCAGAGAAGGTCAGCCGGCTCAAAACCGCTTACCTCGAAAGAATCATCCCTAAGCTCAAAGAAGAATTCTCCTACACCAACATCCACCAG GTTCCAAAGATTGAGAAGATTGTGGTGAACTGCGGTATTGGAGATGCTCAACAGAATGCTAAGGGATTGGAAGCGGCAATGAATGACTTAGCACTCATTACAGGGCAGAGACCCATCAAGACACGAGCAAAGGTTTCCCTTGCTACCTTCAAGATCAGGGAAGGCCAGCCACTTGGGATTGCTGTCACACTCAGAGGAAAT GTGATGTACGCATTCCTTGATCGTCTCATTAACTTGGGTCTTCCTAGGACAAGGGATTTCCAAGGTCTAAACCCGAATAGTTTTGATGGAAACGGAAATTATGCCCTTGGGGTTAAGGAACAGAGTGTGTTCCCAGAGATCCGCTTTGATCTTGGCAAGGGCAGGGGAATGGATGTGTGCATCAGAACAACTGCCAAAACAGATAAAGAAGCTCAGACGCTTTTGGCTCAGATGGGAATGCCGTTCAGAGAGACCGGCCCTGCATCAGCGGTGCGCAAGAAGAAGCTCAAGTCTCACCATTTCAGTTCGAAGGGTGGAAGAGGACGACGGTGA